Proteins encoded by one window of Microtus pennsylvanicus isolate mMicPen1 chromosome 18, mMicPen1.hap1, whole genome shotgun sequence:
- the LOC142837676 gene encoding uncharacterized protein LOC142837676 codes for MAERVLVPTQIGRGDRYYTYTELLAISRRFKQNPNELMVTWILRVYDQGGPALSLNSGELGLLGDLTHDAIFNYRCKALRGSGCQTLLSWLLQAWRQRWESSLHFEATELPFRPWTTMEEGIQLVRELGMIEWIYLDPEGPVDLAPEDVAFTQSLQRRLLTAAPSELRLSLVSLLVRGMTVLEAVMEIQTIADVGLLWRQSQPGRTKLMLGPNPTRKDLLSWLLSHGVPREQVDRQPTKVLLELYIKEAKRSRGHPSYGLAEEQPPPPPYSDQACGEEPPVRHD; via the coding sequence ATGGCGGAGAGAGTGCTCGTACCCACCCAGATAGGTCGGGGGGACCGCTACTACACATACACGGAGCTGTTGGCTATCTCACGGCGTTTCAAGCAAAACCCCAATGAGCTCATGGTCACCTGGATCCTGCGGGTGTATGACCAGGGAGGTCCTGCCCTGTCCTTGAATTCCGGGGAGCTCGGGTTGCTGGGTGACCTCACGCATGATGCCATCTTTAACTACCGCTGCAAGGCCCTGCGAGGGAGCGGCTGCCAGACGCTGCTGAGCTGGCTGCTGCAGGCCTGGCGCCAGCGCTGGGAATCCTCCCTGCATTTTGAGGCCACTGAGCTGCCCTTTAGGCCTTGGACCACCATGGAGGAAGGCATCCAGCTGGTGCGCGAGCTGGGTATGATTGAGTGGATCTACCTTGACCCGGAAGGGCCTGTGGACCTGGCCCCAGAAGATGTGGCCTTCACTCAGAGCCTGCAGCGGCGCCTGCTCACAGCAGCACCCTCTGAGCTGCGGCTCTCACTGGTCAGTCTGCTGGTGCGTGGCATGACGGTACTAGAGGCTGTCATGGAGATCCAGACCATTGCTGACGTGGGCCTGCTTTGGCGCCAGAGCCAGCCAGGCCGCACCAAGCTCATGCTGGGGCCCAACCCAACTCGAAAGGACCTCCTAAGCTGGCTGCTCAGCCACGGCGTGCCCCGAGAGCAAGTGGACAGGCAGCCTACTAAGGTACTCCTGGAACTGTACATCAAAGAAGCCAAGCGCAGTCGTGGCCACCCCAGCTATGGGCTGGCTGAGGAACAGCCCCCACCACCTCCCTACTCCGACCAGGCCTGTGGGGAGGAGCCACCTGTGAGGCACGACTAG
- the Acp4 gene encoding testicular acid phosphatase, whose translation MAEPGSQCHTAGPLLLLLLLLLPPQTLLEGPLLFVALVFRHGDRAPLASYPTDPHKEAASTLWPRGLGQLTKEGIRQQLELGRFLRRRYKAFLSPEFRREEVYIRSTDFDRTLESAQANLAGLFPEAAPGSPEADWKPIPVHTVPVSEDKLLRFPMRSCPRYHELLRESTEAADYQEALEGWTDFLTRLGNFTGLSLVGEPLRRAWKVLDTLICQRAHGLTLPSWASPDVLRTLSQISALDIRAHVGPPRAAEKAQLTGGILLDAILSNFTRAQRLGLPLKMVMYSAHDSTLLALQGALGLYDGNTPPYAACMAFEFRGSSRDPEEEDGENVTISLIYRNDTSRPPLPLRVPGCPAPCPLGRFQQLTAPARPPAHGAPCHGSYEPTSPPATVPLLAGAVAVLAVLSLGLGLLAWRPSCLRALGGAV comes from the exons ATGGCCGAGCCTGGGTCTCAGTGCCACACCGCTGGACccttactgctgctgctgctgctgctgctaccacCCCAGACCCTGCTGGAGGGGCCCCTGCTGTTTGTGGCTCTG gtgttCCGTCATGGCGACCGGGCCCCACTGGCCTCCTACCCCACAGACCCACACAAGGAAGCTGCCTCCACCTTGTGGCCTCGAGGCCTGGGCCAGCTGACCAAg GAGGGGATCCGCCAGCAGCTGGAGCTTGGCCGATTCCTGAGGAGGCGGTACAAGGCCTTCCTGAGCCCAGAGTTCCGGCGTGAAGAG GTGTACATCCGCAGCACAGACTTTGACCGCACACTGGAGAGTGCACAGGCCAACCTGGCTGGGCTGTTCCCTGAGGCTGCCCCTGGAAGTCCCGAGGCTGACTGGAAGCCCATTCCAGTGCACACAGTGCCCGTGTCTGAGGACAAG TTGCTGAGGTTTCCCATGCGCAGCTGTCCTCGGTACCATGAGCTGCTGCGGGAGTCCACGGAGGCAGCTGACTACCAGGAGGCCCTGGAGGGCTGGACG GACTTCCTGACCCGCCTGGGCAACTTCACGGGGTTGTCACTGGTTGGAGAACCACTCCGCAGGGCATGGAAAGTTTTGGACACGCTCATCTGTCAG cgTGCCCATGGCCTCACCCTTCCATCCTGGGCCTCCCCAGACGTCCTGAGGACTCTGTCACAGATTTCAGCTCTGGATATCAGGGCACATGTGGGCCCACCCAGGGCAGCCGAAAAGGCCCAGCTGACAGGGG GGATTCTGCTGGATGCCATCCTCAGCAATTTCACCCGGGCCCAGCGCCTGGGGCTGCCCCTCAAGATGGTCATGTACTCAGCT CACGACAGCACCCTGCTGGCCCTCCAGGGGGCCTTAGGCCTCTACGATGGGAACACCCCGCCTTATGCCGCCTGCATGGCCTTTGAGTTCCGGGGGAGCTCCAGAGACcctgaggaggaggatggaga GAATGTCACCATCTCTCTCATCTACCGAAATGACACTTCCCGCCCGCCCCTGCCGCTCAGGGTCCCTGGGTGCCCAGCCCCCTGTCCACTTGGGCGCTTCCAGCAACTGACTGCTCCAGCCAGGCCTCCAGCTCACGGGGCCCCCTGCCATGGTTCCTATGAGCCTACCAGCCCCCCAG CCACGGTGCCCCTGCTGGCTGGAGCTGTGGCCGTGTTGGCTGTGCTGAGCCTAGGGCTGGGCCTGCTGGCCTGGAGGCCCAGCTGCCTGAGGGCCCTGGGAGGGGCTGTATGA